The genomic window GCGGGCTCAGCTTCCGCCTGTTGCACTACCTGTTGACCCAGGGCACCCGGGTGGTCGGGTTTGATGCCTTGATGGCCAACATTTGGGCCCCGGCAATCGTCAATGAGGAAACGGTCACGCAACGGGTGCGCCTGTTGCGCCAGGCCCTGGGCGATGACGGCCGCAAGGCGCGCTACCTGCGCTCGGTGCGTGGCCAGGGCTATCAGCTTTGCAGTGAGCCGGTGGCTGATGATGCGCAGGCTGCGGCAGCGGCAACGTCCGGACCCGCTCGGGCAAGGACCTCATGGCAACGCATTGCCCTGCCGCTGACAGCAGCGCTGCTGCTCGTCGCCGGTCTTGCATGGTGGCGTTGGCCCTCGGACGCGCCGGTACAGCCACCGCTGCTGCAGCGTGCGGACTACTACGCAGGCATCGGCCAGCGCGACAACAACGAGCGCGCCATTGCCTTGTACAAGCAGCATCTGCAGCAGGCCCCGGACGATGTGCAGGCACAACTGGGTGTTGCCCGTGCACAGGCCGCCCGCGCCTGCCTGTACAACGGCACCGCCGAGGATGCCGCGCAGGCGCAGGCCCTGGCCGAAGCAGTGATCGCGCGGCAACCACAGTCCGCTGCCGCCTATGGGGTGCTGGCTTACAGCCATGATTGCCGTGGCCAGATCGACGCAGCGCTTGCCGCTTACGAGCGCGCGGTGCAGCTGGATCCGGGCGCCGATGGCAGCCGCGCGTCGGCGGCCTATCTTTATGCAAGGCAAGGGCGCCTGGCCGACGCATTGGCTGCCAACCTGGCGGTGCGCCATCCCGAGCAGGTTCGCTTCTGGGAATTGCAGGTTGCCTCCAATCTGGATCTGCTCGGCTACAGCACGGCCGCTGAAGCGCGCTACCGGCGCAGCTTCCAGCTTTACCCGGACAACGTGTTCTCCAATATCGCCTGGCCGAACTTTCTTTACGAACATGGCCGCCCCGCTGAAGCACAGGCGGCGCTGGAGGAAGCGCATGCGCGCGGCACCGAACACGCGCAGCTGTATCTGCTGGCCGCCGAGCTGGCGCTCCAGCGTGGCGACGCCGCTGCTGCGCGCACGGCCGCCCAACGCGCAC from Stenotrophomonas nitritireducens includes these protein-coding regions:
- a CDS encoding winged helix-turn-helix domain-containing protein; this encodes MSDLHDSTALHYRLDDLRIDVARQRVLRDDGQLLDVSGLSFRLLHYLLTQGTRVVGFDALMANIWAPAIVNEETVTQRVRLLRQALGDDGRKARYLRSVRGQGYQLCSEPVADDAQAAAAATSGPARARTSWQRIALPLTAALLLVAGLAWWRWPSDAPVQPPLLQRADYYAGIGQRDNNERAIALYKQHLQQAPDDVQAQLGVARAQAARACLYNGTAEDAAQAQALAEAVIARQPQSAAAYGVLAYSHDCRGQIDAALAAYERAVQLDPGADGSRASAAYLYARQGRLADALAANLAVRHPEQVRFWELQVASNLDLLGYSTAAEARYRRSFQLYPDNVFSNIAWPNFLYEHGRPAEAQAALEEAHARGTEHAQLYLLAAELALQRGDAAAARTAAQRARTLRADASLPRTVAWLAGAEPAPAASLLLQDAASLHAGLAEGSDPLDGLDAALLANLAGDDKAAVAALQAAVSAGYRNAAYLQVSPLFAKLREDPGFAPLLQAIATAVAGERARVIASGQLPADAQAVTAAR